The Tripterygium wilfordii isolate XIE 37 chromosome 4, ASM1340144v1, whole genome shotgun sequence genome has a window encoding:
- the LOC119997684 gene encoding bHLH transcription factor RHL1-like translates to MQPCSREMQATNSLMIQSLQDQQTSQNPHFDPASSSHDDFLDQMLSSIPSCSWTDLKSPWDLTTNGNGVRATTADETAHENVGFHFDESAILASKLRQHQISGGGSSSVTAAAAKMMLQQQQQMLMSATMPLSIGNGNDVVDGFNSPTSQGGDGTIQALFNGFTGSLNGSGQAPNQGQQHFHHPQGGTMQAQNYGVPGSVPVMNQSPAPAQQTGQASGSTGGQPGQPRQRVRARRGQATDPHSIAERLRRERIAERMKSLQELVPNANKTDKASMLDEIIDYVKFLQLQVKVLSMSRLGGAAAVAPLVADLSTEAGDCCIQAGANGGSLGRTSNGNGSSNDSLTVTEHQVAKLMDEDMGSAMQYLQGKGLCLMPISLATAISTATCRTRNPLLQSNGEGPSSPSMSVLTVQSATIGNGGGGDVSVKDAASVSKP, encoded by the exons ATGCAGCCTTGTAGCAGAGAAATGCAAGCAACGAATTCCCTCATGATCCAATCCCTTCAGGACCAACAAACCTCCCAAAACCCTCACTTCGATCCCGCATCCTCCTCTCACGACGACTTCCTCGACCAAATGCTATCTTCCATCCCTTCCTGTTCATGGACCGACCTCAAGTCCCCTTGGGACCTCACCACCAACGGCAACGGTGTCAGAGCCACCACAGCGGACGAAACGGCTCATGAAAATGTCGGATTCCACTTCGACGAGTCAGCCATTCTGGCATCCAAGCTCCGCCAGCACCAGATCAGCGGCGGTGGCTCGTCGTCGGTTACAGCTGCGGCGGCGAAGATGATGTTGCAGCAACAGCAGCAGATGTTGATGTCGGCTACTATGCCGTTGTCTATCGGGAACGGAAACGACGTCGTGGACGGGTTCAACTCGCCTACTAGTCAG GGAGGAGATGGTACCATCCAAGCACTGTTTAACGGGTTTACTGGATCTCTAAACGGTTCGGGTCAGGCACCGAACCAAGGCCAACAGCATTTTCACCATCCACAG GGTGGGACTATGCAAGCACAAAACTATGGTGTTCCAGGGTCAGTGCCAGTGATGAATCAATCTCCGGCTCCTGCCCAACAAACTGGTCAGGCAAGTGGCTCAACTGGGGGTCAACCAGGGCAGCCCAGGCAAAGAGTCAGGGCTCGAAGAGGTCAAGCCACTGATCCCCACAGCATCGCTGAAAGG TtaaggagagagagaattgcAGAGAGAATGAAATCTCTGCAGGAACTGGTTCCTAACGCAAACAAG ACAGACAAGGCTTCAATGCTGGATGAGATCATCGACTACGTCAAATTCCTCCAGCTCCAAGTCAAG GTCTTGAGCATGAGCAGACTGGGTGGTGCTGCTGCTGTGGCTCCTCTTGTTGCTGATTTGTCTACCGAG GCTGGAGATTGTTGTATTCAAGCCGGTGCCAACGGTGGGTCCCTTGGAAGGACCAGCAACGGCAATGGCTCTTCCAACGACAGTCTGACGGTGACGGAGCATCAAGTGGCCAAGCTAATGGACGAAGACATGGGCTCCGCCATGCAGTATTTGCAAGGCAAAGGTCTCTGCCTCATGCCCATCTCACTCGCTACAGCTATATCGACTGCCACGTGTCGCACCAGGAACCCACTTCTTCAATCCAACGGTGAAGGCCCATCCTCGCCTAGCATGTCTGTGTTGACCGTCCAGTCAGCTACTATTGGAAACGGGGGAGGTGGTGACGTGTCCGTCAAAGACGCTGCTTCTGTTTCGAAACCGTGA
- the LOC119996340 gene encoding NADP-dependent glyceraldehyde-3-phosphate dehydrogenase has translation MAGTGVFAEIIDGDVYKYYSDGEWKKSSSGKSVAIINPTTRKTQYKVQACSQEEVNKIMESAKSAQKSWAKTPLWKRAELLHKAAAILKEHKAPIAECLVKEIAKPAKDAVTEVVRSGDLVSYTAEEGVRILGEGKFLVSDSFPGNDRTKYCLTSKIPLGVILAIPPFNYPVNLAVSKIAPALIAGNSLVLKPPTQGAVSALHMIHCFHLAGFPKGLISCVTGKGSEIGDFLTLHPGVNCISFTGGDTGISISKKAGMIPLQMELGGKDACIVLEDADLDLVAANIIKGGFSYSGQRCTAVKVVLIMESVADALVEKVKAKVAKLTVGPPEDNSDITPVVSESSANFIEGLVMDAKEKGATFCQNYKREGNLIWPLLLDNVRPDMRIAWEEPFGPVLPVIRINSVEEGIHHCNASNFGLQGCVFTKDINKAVMISDAMETGTVQINAAPARGPDHFPFQGFKDSGIGSQGVTNSINMMVKVKSTVINLPGPSFTLG, from the exons CATGTTCACAAGAAGAGGTTAACAAGATTATGGAATCAGCTAAAAGTGCTCAGAAATCATGGGCAAAGACTCCACTTTGGAAGAGAGCAGAGCTGCTTCACAAGGCTGCTGCTATACTTAAAGAGCACAAGGCACCGATTGCTGAGTGTTTGGTTAAGGAAATTGCCAAGCCGGCCAAAGATGCTGTTACTGAG GTCGTGAGATCCGGAGATTTGGTCTCGTACACTGCAGAAGAGGGTGTTAGAATCCTGGGAGAAGGAAAATTTTTGGTGTCTGATAGTTTTCCTGGGAATGACAGGACCAAATACTGCCTCACTTCCAAG ATTCCACTTGGAGTAATTCTAGCTATTCCACCATTCAACTATCCTGTCAACCTTGCTGTCTCAAAAATCGCACCTGCATTGATCGCCGGAAACTCCCTCGTGCTTAAGCCTCCCACGCAG GGTGCGGTCTCTGCCTTGCATATGATACATTGCTTTCATTTGGCTGGTTTTCCCAAAGGCCTAATCAGTTGTGTCACCGGCAAAGGTTCTGAGATTGGTGATTTTCTTACTTTGCATCCTGGTGTAAACTGTATAAG CTTTACCGGTGGAGACACTGGTATATCGATTTCAAAGAAGGCCGGCATGATCCCTCTTCAGATGGAGTTAGGAGGAAAAGATGCCTGCATTGTTCTCGAGGATGCTGATCTCGACTTGGTTGCTGCAAACATCATTAAAGGAGGCTTTTCTTACAG TGGTCAAAGATGCACAGCAGTTAAAGTTGTCTTGATAATGGAATCAGTCGCGGACGCTCTGGTCGAGAAAGTGAAAGCTAAGGTTGCAAAACTAACAGTTGGGCCACCTGAAGACAACTCTGATATAACACCTGTTGTTTCGGAGTCGTCTGCAAATTTCATCGAAGGGCTTGTCATGGATGCTAAAGAGAAAGGCGCGACATTCTGCCAGAATTATAAGAGAGAAGGCAACCTTATCTGGCCTCTGTTGTTAGATAATGTAAGGCCTGATATGAGAATTGCTTGGGAGGAGCCATTCGGTCCTGTTTTGCCGGTTATCCGGATCAACTCTGTCGAAGAAGGCATCCACCATTGCAATGCTAGCAACTTTGGTCTTCAG GGTTGTGTATTCACTAAGGACATCAACAAAGCAGTGATGATAAGCGATGCAATGGAGACCGGAACAGTGCAAATAAACGCTGCACCTGCTCGCGGACCAGATCATTTTCCTTTCCAG GGTTTCAAGGACAGCGGAATCGGCTCACAGGGGGTTACCAACAGCATTAACATGATGGTCAAGGTGAAGAGCACTGTTATCAACTTACCGGGCCCTTCTTTCACCCTGGGGTGA